The genomic segment TTTATAGCAAAGTTAGGTCTATTCgggccaaagttaggcctcaggcagaattttgaatgcaaaactctaattgcaggcagaattttgaatgcaatATTTTGCCTGAATTTTGCCTGCTGGTAGAGTTTTGCTGCCTtgcaaaatttctttttattattatttttttttaattttacttagctggggttcgaacccaaaagtCTGGTttgaaaaacacaaaaaattaaagaccaccaatttgaggggcacaAATTAAAGGCTTGAAATCAAAGAATAAATATtgataatttaatcaaattacctTTTTAGTAAATGTTTTCTTAAGGGATGTGCAGAAAAAACATGATCAGTAAAATGAACGAGGGAGTGTTTGTTTTCAAGTTGAAaacaatatttgaaaatttgagttgtgtttggacgtGAATACAGATTGGAGTTGTTTTTGGATTTTTGTGAGTGGTTTGACATGAAAATTGTGAAAACAATTTTTTGATGTTTTTCAAAGTTGAATTTCGAAAAATTGTAATGATCCTATGTCCAATCATATTTTCGATCTCATCAATTGAATTACAATCTCAGAGGAATACGGGATCTAGCAGaaaatttgattcttttttatCTCCGGATCGAAATCCTTCCTTCGTACAACTAAAACAACAAATATACCTTAATCCTAAGTGGAATTGGTTACATGAATTTctctatatttattttagtttatttgaatCTACGACTCAATTTATCTATTGAAATAATAATTGCGGTTCTCACAGCTATCGTTACATTGGCTTACTATTCCTAACCAAAGTGAAAAAGACTCGGGCCAAACACGTACTAATTACTATACGCCTAACGGACTCTTTGTTTCAACTTGTTCTTTTCTTCACTGAAGTCATTAGGAATTCCAAGGAAATTATAGGTTTGTAGACAAAATCACATGTGACTTTAGATTTATGTAATcttgtttaacactttcaatcatcataatatcatacaaACGAATCATAGATCTGAAGGTCTACATGTGACATTATTGGCTCAAGATAGATCTTTTTGTGCATTCCACATAATACAAGGTGATCAACATTGTCCACTATGCCAATATATAGGCAATATGTATTTCGTGAAATCTGTTAAGTCCGTTATAGTCAGTAAGTAAGTATTTATTATATAGATAGAAAAAATTTGGAGAAGCATAGGAGCTGAAACCTTACAGCCAAGAGAAAAGACCATTATAGGCTTTGCTGAATGGTAGGCTTCATTGGGTCCAATCTTTTGTTCCTACTGACAAGACATCCTCTTTTGTTTTCGTTCATAGAAATAGGTGCTAtttctgttttctttttttttttttttttttttttttaacccaagTTATCAAATATGCCAATCACCATGACCAGGGAGGCCTTCTGTTTGCATGATCCCAACATCAAAATGTTTACAAATTTATCATCCAAGGGCAAGCCACACTAAACTCCGGCTATGCGCATGATTTAAGAAAGAGCCAAATTACATTAGATTTATTATACATAATCTTATTTTGCATTTCTTTAATCGGCTATCACACAGTAGGCACCCCTTACAGTGTCAGTATGCAAATATTATGTTAGGAGATTTATATCAAATCTATTATATATACTTGTTCTCTTTGCTCTTCTTTACATTGAAATTTACTCCTCTCTTTATCTCGGAATTCAGCCTAGTGTTTCCATCAGTTGAAGTAATATAATGAACTGCTGAGACTGGAAGGCTAAATCTTTTGGGAGAAAACCATTTTCACACATTGTTTTGACTTGTGTTTCATGCTACAAAATCAGGAGAAGTGAAAATGTCTttttatacattaatatttctatCACAAATAAAATATAGCCTGCACTCAAAGCACTTGTTCAATTTTGGGGACAGTATGGTCAGTAGCAtatatttgtatgttatataTCCATGTTGGATTTGAAAAACCCTAGCAATCAAATCAACcctgagattttaaaatttccaaTCAGAATTTCTTCTAATAAAATATCAAAGTATCTTTAGTAGAGCCCAAATTTTATTGGTTAAACCCCTGCATGTGAGACCTGGATAGCATCCCACTTCAtcaaataacaacaaaaatatttacaGAAAACTGTGCATATTTTACATTATAAATCTAGATAACAGTCAGTGAGCACCACTACCCTCTCCATACCCCCCAAGCAAGTCTCTCTTACCTTTTCACAAAGGAGAAGTATGTCAATTATCCCAAGATTTTTTCTTGCTCTGCTGATTTTGATGTTTGTTACAAAACTTTCAGGTAAAATCCCAACTCATTTGCATTCAAAAGACTAAGTTTTACACTTTGGTTTCATTTGATTCTTTAGAATGCTACATAATGCTTTTCACTTTCGTACTTGCTTTTTCTATAACTGCCTTGAAATGTTTTCCTTGAGCCGAGAGTCTATCGgcaacaacctctctacccccaCAGGGTAGGGGTAAGGTATGTGTACATACTAGCCTCCCTAGATCCCACTCGTGGGactacattgggtatgttgttgtacttTGGTATCATTTGATATGTCTCATTTTAATGGATGAAAATAGTGAATGGGCAGCTAGAAGAATGGTGCATAGCAGATGAGCAGACAGCAGACAATGAGTTGCAAGTGGCTTTAGATTGGGCATGTGGACAAGGGGGTGCAGATTGTAGCAAGATTCAGAAAGGGCAGGTTTGTTATTACCCAAACACTGTGAGAGACCATGCTTCTTATGCCTTCAATAGTTACTTTCAGAAGTACAAGAAGAAAGGTGGAAGCTGTTTCTTCAACAATGCTGCTATGGTTACTCAAGTTGATCCTAGTAAGTATCTTAATTAGTCCTTCTCCtgttttcatttttaacatataaCAGATATTAGGTTGGTAATCTTGTGTTTGCTAAATGCTAATCAGCCAATAAGTGCCAAAAATTAGACAGAAGAATGGTCAGATTATACTCCTAAAAGGGATATTCTCGGTCTATCAAAACGATGCTCATTGAGCTGGTTCTCGATTGCTAAAATCATCTCAAAGTTGAAGTCAAAGAGATAAACTAAATTATTGCATAACTATGTTCTTTGCTAATAACTTAATGCAAAATTATTTGACTACCTAAGTTGAACTTAATAAATGGAAGGCAAACTTAAAGTAATAACTACCTTAAAGGTGGAACTTACCAACCATAGCTACCTTTTCTAATTTAGAAGGCGTAGCAAACATACACGCATAAGCTGTGTATTTTCGcttatattttgtgtatttggGCGAGGTTCTCCCCTTGCCCGCAGCTAGGGAAAATATGCAAGAAAATAAATGTTGTTgagggggttcgaacctgggcGGGCACGGGGAAAGCCTCGCCCAATACCACTTCAGCCACTCCAACTTATGTATTTGAATGTAGCTACGAAtggtaatttacaaaatcactGTAGGAATCGCACTATAAAGAACCTACAAAAACCCATTGCaattctttttcatttatttattttcttctctacAATCATATAAGATATACTGTAGCATCTTTGCAAGAGTCCTCCATAAATTTAAAACAGTCTATCTTAGAGCGCTATTAGAGGCGGATCCACAATGTAACATGTGGGTTCACGTGAATCCATTAGCTTTTGTCTAGATCCTATATGTATTAAGAAATCCACTAAATATCTATAAAGTATTTGACCGCAAATTCTTAAAGTCGTTACAGGaatccataaacttcaaatcatgGATCCGTCTCTGAATCACTAAGCAAACGCACCAATGACACCTTTGAATAaagtgaagaaagaaaaaaacgtgCCTTGTGTCCTAAGAAATGTCTAGATTCTATCACATGAAACCATGTTAAAGTACAAGGAGAAAAAGGGACAATGAGTCCATGTGAAACCCTCTATGCTAAGCTCAGTATGGATCTAGATCAACTTATATACTATCATGTTCTATTAGGTAGCTTTACTCTTACTAGTACTTGCTTTTCACAAATTCTTTACTTAGTAGTATACACCAACAAATCAGCTAACTTTTTATCCACATTTTGCTTGCTTACAGGTCATAATTCTTGCCACTACGAGTACTTGCCCTAATGCTTAGTGCTTTTCAATCTCTTAATGCCAAGTTCAGGTTTCATCATTTATGCCAAGAAAGATAATCCCGGACATCCAACTTCCTTATATCCCGGATTTGAgaaattataattcaatatATTGTAGCCATTTTTGCTACTAAAGATTCGAGATATCAGCTGCCTGACAAGCAATTGGGGCATGCActaatttctctctttttgGTGCTTCATATAATGCAATTTCAGCAAGCTcttataaacaaataaaaactgATATGAAAAAGATGAGTGCTAAATGAACTCAATTGTCATAACTCGGCTTAATTGGCCGGGGTTGACTCCACGTGCTACGTATAAAAATCAGGCTCATGCACCATGGAAAAAATGTGAAAGCTCGAATTTAGCATTAACTTTGTATTAGGAAAATTCAAATCAACTTTGGCGCTTAATACCACCATAATGAGGATAAAATAGTCTATGTATTCAGTATATTGAACTTCAACATATCTTTTACACATTCAAGAACTGTTGAATGATGCTTACAGGACATTTCCCCAGTTCCATTCCTATTTTACAGAAAGTGAAACTGAGAAGTGTCACGGGCACTTTTGATTCACCAAACGTTCATCAAATCTGCAGTATCAATCAAGTTTAGCAACAGCAGCTTGCTAACTTTGGGCATCCATTCTCCTAAAACAATAAACTTGCCCAAGCAGCAATAAATGCAAAGCCACCAAAAGGGGCAAAGGTTGAGTATTTCCTGTCTTCAAGAAGTGCAACTGCATAACACCTGCAGACAAACCAGCATTTTGTTTTTCTCAACATGTATATATTGCTAAATGTTCACTTTAGAAGATAAGTAACAACTGATCTCGAAAAAATAATAGATCTTCTCCTTCCAGAATGCTATGACTAACCAAATGGTCAGCTTTCCTGCACCATTACCATGATCTTATCCAACATCTGCTCATATATAACATTATTGGTCGTACAACCATTCAGCAAACTAGCATTTCACTTTTGTAGCTATTATAACACTTTGCCAGCACTCCATTTAAACTATCCAATTTTGATTCTATTTGTAACATCTTCATCTATCGTATCATTTTTCTGGAAATCGAGCCTAGGTGTCTGACTTTTTTCAGTCTTACTTTTAATTATACTAAAATCTTATTCTCTAGAGTGCTTGTACTGTTCTAGATAGTTTAAACTTTTGGTCGACACTCTCGCTAGGTTCGTCAATTAGAATAACTATCACCTACAAATAGCATACCCCATGCGACCTTGTCTTGTATATTGTTAGTTAGCTTATCCATAACTAGGGTAAACAAGCATATGCTCAATATCAATCCCTGGTGTGAACTCCCCATTATAGGAAATTCCTTTGTATATTCTACAGCTATTCATTACTAGTGATGGTTCCTTTCTAAACATCCTATATGGCAGGCATACTGCCAATATAGgtttaaaatatgaaattcaGTTTTCTCCAACACCTACCCCACAGGACTTCTCTTGATGCGCTATCATAAATTTTCTCTAGGTCAATAAACACCATGGATGGATCTTTGTCCCTCTCCCAATAAATTTCCATCGATCTTAAAATTCAGAAACTTTATGTGCGAAATTAACTAGAGAATGGATAATTTGACTCTCATATGCCAAACCacccttcattttcattaaGAGGGAGTATTTCAATCCGTATAACACACCCAACTAAAAATGTCACGGTGAATTCATTCAACTAAACTTCCAATCTATTTAGTGTCAATCATCTAAGAAATTCCTATTTAGATTCATTTACACAGACTCTCGACCATAGAAAACCTTAAAAAACATCATCTGGGCAAGTCGAGCCAAATTAACCACTAAAAATCTATCTCTAATTCAATCTATGAGCGGACTCACAAGGAACACCTATACTCAGCCATGCCCATCTAAATAAATGCTGAAGCGTCCCAACTAATAAATTTTCGACTGATACAGCTTCTTAGTAACAGCTCTGGGTTCCAAGATCCATAAGTTTATAGGTCCAACCTCATCAATGCTTAttcatttgttttattttgataagcaagtTCTAAATGCAACAATGACAATAAACATGACTATGTTTACTGAAAATTGAGTCTACTCCTGATGAAACTATGATCATGATCTCATAAATTTCATTTCCCGACACCTGAAAAGCaaaattggaaagaaaaaaaaaaaagaaagggtttTACACGGTGGAATGCAAATATCAAAGGTATATACAAGGTGAAGGAAGGGTACAAGAAGACAAATCAAGTTGAACCTCAGATTACTAACTGGCCTTGGTTAAACTTtatcttattaaaaaaaaaaaaaaaaaaaactactagcTGGCCTTGGAAGCACATTTGGAGATTTAAAGTGCCCCATAAAGTGGCATGTTTCACTTGGCTCTTAACCAATGAGGCTGTTCTACTCTTGACAACCTGCCAAAAAGGAGAATCCTCTTATGCAATAGCCAATAGGTGTTTCTTATGTGGTAGGGATGCTGAGACAGTTAGACACCTTTTCCTACACTGCAAAGTCACTGACCAACTGTGGCAGATTTTTATCAATCTCAGAGGCATCTCATGGACAATGCCTAGTAAGATTGGTGACACTCTTTTCAGTTGGGAGGAAGCTAGATTTGGTGCTAGAACAGAGATAGATGGAGGATCATTCCTGCTTGCATTTGGTGGActatatggaaggaaaggaATGACAAATGTTTTGAAAATAGGAATAGCAATATGCAGATGATTGAAGTTACCTGTATTTTGTTGTTCTGCTTTTGGTGTACAAAAGTTTTCTCCAATGAGACGGAGACAATTGTAGATGCTTTAGGTTGTGTCCAGAATTGTAGGCTcagttttggaagtctttttcctcttccttttttGTAAATATGGTCTTTCCAGTATTACCTAAGTAGTGATTTCAATACAAacgttaccagtttcaaaaagaaaaggtttttACATAACTAGACTAAATAGCTGCAATAACTGCTTTCAGAAATTATCACGACTTCTAGGATAACAAATGTCGTGAAAAAGTCACCAGAGGATCCAATaccaaaaaagaatgaaatatgaGAAGTACATTGCAGATCCATGCCAAATCATTCAAGTCCCCGAATGATAcagtgtataatattgtactATCTGGAATGCTACATGAATTTCATGGTTCACAAAAACTTTATCCAAAAGAGCTAGTGCACTTAACTTTTATGGACTCTAAATGTTACTTAACACATAGAATACTATCAAGAATTTTAAACTGCAATATCTAGTAGCCCTATAATACAATGACAGTCAAGCTGAAAAGGCCAAACCTTGATCTGGATTAAAGTTGAAAACTAACACAAACACTAATGGGGAAATTTTGGTTAGAATCATGTTTCAGGATAAAGAAAGCAAACTTCGTAATTACTGAAAACTAATACTGACAATCAGCTTCTTCTCTAATAAATGAACTTTTAAACCTTTCTGATCCTTACATTCTGAATCAATGGATAGATGATTTTGTTCCAGCATAAAAGCTACATGTGGCCCTGTAAGATCAACTTACAAGAAAAGGCAtctgatccatatataatattttttgacaattttttaATCCCACTGAAGGAGAAGACCTGAAATTTATATGGTAAGAACTTAAAGACCATAATAGTTCCAAAGAAAACCCTTCTTTTATTTGGTGACACTAGGAATCACAAATTTTGATGTTCATAGCAGCTTTTAGCATAAAAATGTGCAATTATCTTTAGCGTGTTTCAGACTGGCGTCCCAAATTTACAATTAGACTGCAACAGCCTTTTATGCTGGATCCAAAGCTCAAGCAGGACTAATCGGGGTCCTTCTTTTATTTGGAAAACTCTAGTAAATTTAGTTACTAAAGTTAAAAGGTTTAGACATGATTACACTTAACCAGAGACACAAGTAGGGAGATGCTCCCAATAAAAGGAGGGAATTCCCAAACAATGTTAAGTATTCATTAattaaagccaaaaaaaaaccaagtttaCAGTTTAACCTTGTCCTAGGTCTTCACACACTTTGCACCGGTTTGTATTGGTACTTATGCTCTTCTTAAAAACGCTGTAAGCTTGCCAAGAGTTCTTCTAGTAGATATCCATTCTTCCTCACTGGATAAATTAATTATAGAGAACATTGCAGCTGTTAATagtaccagtttcaaaaaaaaaacattgaagCTGCAGATATCCTAATATTTCTAAgaactctttttttgataatcCTAAAACTGGGATAATGGGCCCGCCGCTCTACCCCactccacttaaataccagaCTTTTGTCTAGAGCAGGGTTTGAACTCGTGACGTGCGCCTAACCCACACATTAGGCGCTTCgctcttaccactagaccaaagcCCTGGGGCCTTTCTAAGAACTCTTAGCTATGAGTGTGTGCGCTGTGTGATCAGTAGATTTAGAATTTCactcaaatattaaaaaagaaagtctCTTTGAGTTTATTTGTAGGACAAGGTAAAATGGTGTCAAAGCACTAATAGCAGTCATTTCAAACATGGCAAGATGCACAGAAATAGAGTTACTTACGTTCCAGAGAAAGCCATAATTCCACCAGTTAGCAGTCCTCCAAACTACACAAAAAATGAAGACGGCAAAGATGTTTAAACGATTTAAATGGTTCACAAAAAATATAGGGATAATTACAGCCCAATACGTTTGGGTGATCTATCTCtcaaggtaggagtaaggtctgtgtacactctacccttctCAGACCCCACTTTTTGGGACCatatgttgttgctgttgttgcaCATTTAGGTaatctagtttacaaaatagccagcaaatgtataggttttgtatatttatacttaaatatacatatactttacatataatatacatatacatggctTTGTATATTTGGGCTACTGCCTGTAATTAAGTTTGGCCGAAGGACATAAACGAAAGaatcccaaaaatatatatgtagtgAGGGGACTCACAATGTTAGGATGTTTAGTGATAGGCGCAGCAACAAGGGCAGCAGTATGAACCAAATGATACAGTGATGCAGTATGCCACACCTGTAATTTCCAATTGCCGCAAAATaatccaaaaaaattcaatcttgattctttttttttctagcatTAATAAACCCAACAAAGAAAATCCTAAACTGAATAGTGGGGAAGagagtaaaagaaaacaagaacatAACCTCTTTGTAAGTGGGATTTTTGGGCTTGAATCCATGAGCCCCATAAGTTCCTAATCCAAGAGCAGCTACACCTGTTTCCCAAAGCTTACAACTTTTCAGTAACAAGGATTCTTTAAACCACTccccctcaaaaaaaaaaaaaaaaaaagagagtagaGTATCTAAAGTAATTCTTACCAGATATGGCAGCAACCTTGTGCCAGATTTGAGGATCCATTTTTGGTTTCTCTT from the Lycium ferocissimum isolate CSIRO_LF1 chromosome 11, AGI_CSIRO_Lferr_CH_V1, whole genome shotgun sequence genome contains:
- the LOC132036134 gene encoding PLASMODESMATA CALLOSE-BINDING PROTEIN 5-like, whose amino-acid sequence is MSIIPRFFLALLILMFVTKLSVNGQLEEWCIADEQTADNELQVALDWACGQGGADCSKIQKGQVCYYPNTVRDHASYAFNSYFQKYKKKGGSCFFNNAAMVTQVDPSHNSCHYEYLP
- the LOC132036133 gene encoding uncharacterized protein LOC132036133 — protein: MLRRPSVNKVEKIIKNSSSKKEKPKMDPQIWHKVAAISGVAALGLGTYGAHGFKPKNPTYKEVWHTASLYHLVHTAALVAAPITKHPNIFGGLLTGGIMAFSGTCYAVALLEDRKYSTFAPFGGFAFIAAWASLLF